Part of the Temnothorax longispinosus isolate EJ_2023e unplaced genomic scaffold, Tlon_JGU_v1 HiC_scaffold_608, whole genome shotgun sequence genome is shown below.
CTATCTATGCATTCATTACttatctacaaaaatatgtctCCAATAGAtagtaaatatgtaataattgttaacTGTGGAGAAAACAAGTTCGGTCATAAGAAATCAAGAGAGATTactgcaatattaattatcgctCTTACGATTTAAACAAGataacatttaaaacaatgtatcttattattttactttgttatataaatttattatgcaacatttattaatttattattcaccATTTTAATccgaagtaaaaaatataggacATTTCGAAATATCATGTTAAAGATACCAAATCGTATTTCGCTTGATACGCAGTAAGTTTTAACCTTGAATTAGACTATTAGAGagaagcaattaaaaatacatccGTTTTGTGCGACGCGATTATTCTGGCCAGTAGATCGTGCAATTGTTCAATAATAAAGACGAAAAAAAACTCGTCGAATTCATacaaatatactatatttgtatattttatacaacgactattatttaacacaaacAATTAGTTTATTACAAAACTAAAAATGAGGAAGTTTATTATTCATCTTCCTGCTAATATTGTAACAAaggtgaataaaatataaacaagtgttttatttttacggtgctttaataaaatatctcggtAGTTTCTTTctgtaataaaacatttattttctatatttacaaaatataaaaatcttgcTTTTCGCAGCTCTCGAGATAACCCTTTGCCTACGTAGTCGACTCTGATGTCATCAAGGAAAATCTTTTGTTCGGAATATCGATCGTGCGTATAATACCTCTCCCCAGAACATAAAAGTCCTCGATCATCGTTGATACGTTTAAGACGAGTTTACCGTCGGCGTCGAGTTTCCTGCAATTGGCGTCCGATACTTTGAAATCCTTACGCTCAAGAACGGTGGGTTTCAACAGAACGGCAATCACCGATCCACCATAAGTATCATGGAAAAACAAGGCGTACTCCCCATAACCGTCCTGAAAACGAAAGAGACCGTATAGAACGCTTcgaaatattagatatttaataataattaatttagacATTTAGCATCTAAATCATAcaagttgtttttttttcttttttaaaggcGTATATGTATGCATCGATTCAATGAGATTTACaaatactttaattgttaacaACTTATTAATAAGTTATCCGAGATACTTACTCTTAAATCTTTCAAGAAACCTTGTACAGGATCAAAATCCACGACTGGAATCTTTTGAAGAGAATGAGTCTTGTACGGATGTAGATCTACGATTTTGGTTTTGCTAGGTACATCGACTGCCTGCAATCTTCTTGGAATCATACTTGACttcaaatgtaataaacaatCGTATTCCAAGAGCGGAGGACGGAACATTGGTTTTACATCCAGGACTGTGTCATTGAACAACAAGTTGTCGAATAATTTCAGCGATTCCTTTGCAAGCACGCTTATACGGTTTAAAATCAACTGCGACGGCGCTTTCCTGGTCCACAAGGATTTCTGTTGAT
Proteins encoded:
- the LOC139824845 gene encoding nucleolar protein 6-like isoform X2, producing MTNEEIVAVETLFGTARSSLPPLFVSTPYDQQKSLWTRKAPSQLILNRISVLAKESLKLFDNLLFNDTVLDVKPMFRPPLLEYDCLLHLKSSMIPRRLQAVDVPSKTKIVDLHPYKTHSLQKIPVVDFDPVQGFLKDLRDGYGEYALFFHDTYGGSVIAVLLKPTVLERKDFKVSDANCRKLDADGKLVLNVSTMIEDFYVLGRGIIRTIDIPNKRFSLMTSESTT
- the LOC139824845 gene encoding nucleolar protein 6-like isoform X1, coding for MMLNFTDEEIVAVETLFGTARSSLPPLFVSTPYDQQKSLWTRKAPSQLILNRISVLAKESLKLFDNLLFNDTVLDVKPMFRPPLLEYDCLLHLKSSMIPRRLQAVDVPSKTKIVDLHPYKTHSLQKIPVVDFDPVQGFLKDLRDGYGEYALFFHDTYGGSVIAVLLKPTVLERKDFKVSDANCRKLDADGKLVLNVSTMIEDFYVLGRGIIRTIDIPNKRFSLMTSESTT